The Neodiprion lecontei isolate iyNeoLeco1 chromosome 6, iyNeoLeco1.1, whole genome shotgun sequence sequence catttgtaATTGAGATTTCATGTGGCAATGTATAAATCATAACTCAAGGGTATATTTTACTCACATTAGCtggatttttaacaaaataacTACCACTCGAGCCCTGGTAAATTCTATCTGGAAAAATTCCATGGTCTATAGCACACTCGGCTTGCCAAACAAGTTCTGAAAACTGTGGAtcatctgaaataaaaatatgactttaaagtataattattaactATCCAGAGTTCCGagattaataatcttttaGGTCAATAGTTGTAATCTCATATAAAAATTGCGACACTATTAAGAAATTACATAACTTATAAATTATGgctttatatatattcaactATGTTCAAATAAATCGTGAGCAGAGAACAATGAATAAGCAAGGAAAATatattctgaaaataatataatgaacCTGGAAAACGGTTGAAGGTGACATCGAGCTCCAGACGACCGAGGAGAGGCTGGCTCTCCCGATCGATGCCTGGGGAATCAATGATTGGAGTTTGATCGTTGCTCAGTCCTGGTATGAATTCAACGTCCGGTACAAGTTCTGGAGGAACGACAAAAGTCTGCTGATTCGAATCGAGGGTGAGAGAGAGATCGACCAAAGCGTCAGTCTCGACGAGGTTAGAATTATTGTTGTTCTTGCTTTGGTATTCTCGGTAAGGCACGTGCAGCTGCCGCTGTTCGGAGTCGCTCATCACAGCCCACTTCTATGTGATTGATCAACAGTTTCGAACTACCGACTACGAATAGTTAACCAATGAAAATCTACCTATTTGACATTCCTCTATACCACCTGTCAGTGACACACGAGATTGAACGCGTATTTTTCCACTACTTGTCACATTTGGTTATCCGCGAGACGTAAATCGgcaaatattgaaatgcgataaatttttattatttgggTATactttatttacaaaaatcatCCATACAACGCGTGTCGGTAAAAAGATGTGCAGGCCTCACAATTAACGAAAATAATGTTCCGTCATTGTAGCAGACGGAACAGCTGACTCAACGCGACCATATTGCTATCGCTAAGGATAAATACACTGTATATTTACTGACTATTCATCGTCGCTCTAGAatctgattgaatttttctttatatactctgacgatattgaaattttcagatagTGAGTTTATCATATAAAGAGACAGAAATGCTGCGAGAATTAATATAACAACTATTTTATGcgatttaaatttcttgaagtGCGCCCTCCATATTGCTACAATGCATTGTGGGATAATTTTAGCTATCGCCgagcggaaaaaaaaagaactaatAGACCTGTCGCGTTTGTCAACCTGTCACCTGTCGTCACAATTGAATTACGGTTAGGTTTGGTTAGGACAGGGATGCCGATCCTGCTGTACCCCATAATTACGTTTATACATACGTTGATATCCAACGATAATAATCACTGACGCGGCCTACCTCAGCAAAGACAGATGTATGTACGTAAGAATTTTACTCCTGAGCTTAATCCCGCGGGGAGACGTAATCccgaaaatattatcatttttttcatgagATTTTATATCCGATTATTTGGTCAGGATTCAGAGAATGGTAACTGGTAGTAAACAGGTCGGAGGTTGAGTACAATTCTTAGAATTCAGAATAATAACAACGTCCCTGTGACTGAATGCGTGAGTGAATGTAGGACGCTTATCAACTAGCATTGGGTTAAGCGAGTCGAACATCATTCTTCTCTGGGCATTTGTGCCTGTTGTTTACTACCACGGGGTAGCTTGAACCTCTcttattgaatttaattttagtaatttattatacaaatatttattattactgaattgtacatatacatctatatatagatttattcattattatacttACACTCAATTTAACATCAcgcgttgaaaaatgtttcaatttcgCAAGGATAACATATTTTTCGTGTGTATGACAGTAGGATTGGCTCTCGTTGCTTCTAAGTACCGTAACAACGTGCTGCGAAGCTTGAGGCAGTTCTGCCAGAACGTATtcctttttaataaaaatttaagtaTCGAAGATAGAAACTTTTACGTCGAGTCAGATAAAGTGATTTTGGTAAAATCCCCTGAGAAATGCGATTACGCCTTGCAGCGTATTCGTCAGTAAGTACACACTCTGTATTTATCccattcattttatttattcaacatGTCATTATAATCTCCTCCCTCTACTTGTCCGCTGGACTTATCAtgtgtgtatttattttttacagtgAATTATCAGACGGAGTGTTGGGATTTGATTGCGAATGGGTCAATGATGAACGTGTTTCCTTGTTGCAATTGGCTACTTCCAACGGACTGTGTGTCCTTTTCCGCCTCGACAAAATCGGCTATGTTCCCGGCAAGCTTAAGGTGCCGATTCTAATCGCATCTCATCttatttatgtaatattaGCTTTCATAAAAATCCCCTATTATCAATGTACAGGAATTGTTATCGAACAAGCGCGTACTCAAGGTTGGAGTGGCACCCTTCGACGATGGAAGGAAGTTGACCAGAGATTTCGGCTGTCATGTGTACGGAACTCTGGATCTTAGAGAACATGCCAGAAGACTAGGCATTGCCAATGCAACAGGATTAGCCGCACTCTGCAAGGAGTATTTGGGCATAGAAATGGACAAAAATGCAGCAGTGAGACGCAGCAACTGGAACGCTGATTCTCTCACTAAGGAACAAATTAATTATGCCGCGTCCGATGCATTTGCCGCAGTCCTAATTTATCACCaagtgagaaataaaaaaaaatttcactgtcTTATTTGCAATTACTATCatgattcaaatattttaacagTTTCCAACCTTGTTTCACATTTAATTTAACGATGTGCAGATGCTGAACAGAGCCCAACAACAACGGTCTTTATGGGGTAACTTTGTTATAAATCTAAAGAATATTTGGGATCAGTCCAATGAGGACAAACTGCTTAATCTACCGCAGGGAGAGCTAGATATGAGGTCTGTTTCTGTTCTTATTCTTTACCTCTTACAATACAACTAGCACTACACATTTTTCATGCTATACCAAATTCAggtaattgaaaagaaatttttctgctCTAGGTTCAGGGCTAACCCAAACAacttaattcaaaaaaataatcaggaAATTAATAACACCAACTTGAAAATCAAGAACAAATCGACCGTAGTGACGAGAAACAAACCACTGTATCATAATTGTTATTTGCAAGCACCAGACGGTGATACGTTGTGTACTTGTGATCACAAAAAAGCGACATGGTACGTTGAGAAGGGACTGGGAACTGTGGTGCAGGAGGAACCCTACACTGTAAGATTAAAATTCGAACCGTCCGGAAGAGCCCAGGGCGAAGTTGGACGATATTATACGCAGGTCAAGATAAACCGTTGCGTTGTTTGTGGAGCGACGGATAAATTCATAAGAAAAAACGTCGTACCTAGAGAATATCGAAAATACTTTCCTGGTGAGCATAAATAATCGACAGTAAATATGTGATTGGTGTTGgctgaaaacaaatttcaacaattttaagTAATCAATCGAATAAATAACTTTCAGTGGTCATGAAGGAACATCAGTCTCACGACGTATTACTGCTTTGCCCGACTTGTCATCAAATTAGTAACATGCAAGATATTCGTATGCGAAAGCGATTAGCTGAAATGTGCGACGCCCCGTTATCTGGACCATCCATAAGTGTAGATGATGCCTACCAAAGCCATTGGAGAAGACTCCGTTCTGCTGTACGAGCTCTTCGGAAAGAGTCTAGTCTTCCCAATCAGAGACGTCTGATATTGGAATCACACGTTTCTGAACTAACTGGACATAAGGAAATAACGCCGCAGTTACTGGATGAGCTTGATCAGCAAATAAAAGCAACGCAGCCCTCAGTATCTGTGCAAACGGGTCGTACGCCACACGGGTTGAAGGTATCTACCAATAGTTTCAACATCCCTTTAACCATTTGCACCTATCTAAATGACACGAAATTTATACAGGTTGTAGAGCATTTTGAAAGTCAACCTGGCGGTCTTGTCGAGTTGGAACAGCTTTGGAGAGAGCACTTTTTATCAGCAATGGAGCCAAAGTATATGCCCGAATTGTGGTCAGTCTGCCACAATCAGGAGCGTCTACTAATCCGTCTACAGCAACGCAGGATAGAACCACAAGATGCGAAATTGGCCGGGATACTTGAAAACGACCAAAAGATCAGCTGCCATGCGTAAACGTGACATTTCCTACGTAAAtaaccgattatttttagaatATAATATTCCCTGCGGTTACtacatgtttttatttttttttcctgcacaTCATTTATTCACGTTACATTCTTTATAACTTGCAATCAGCAACAGCTGACTAGTGAGTAAAATAACTCTGATGTCTCATGATATGATGTGAAAGTTAGTCCCACATATTGCATCAGTTATTTGGTCTTTGCAAGTGCATCTATATTTCTGTAACGCAAATTCCTTGTTAAGCCAACTCTAAGCGATATATTCATGATATCTAAAAAAAGAACGCGACAACATAGATGTCACATATCTATTAccgtttattattaattaatatatacaGGCATAACAGCGATAGATTTGAAAGACTAGATGCTAAATGGGCTAAGTTTCTTTGCTCTTTTTATGAGGGTCAGGGCCAGGTGGTTCCTGATTCTTCAATTCTTCGTCTATGCGTTCCTTGGCTCTGAAGACTTTTGACTGAAGATAGAACGATCCACCTTTCGACTTGTCGTTAGCCTCcattaaatatttgtaattacGTTCCAACGCTTCCTTGTCCTTGAGACTCTCCATGTTCATGATGCGCAGCGCCTCATCCAAAGTTAGACCAGTCCTGGCGTTCGCGGCAGCTCTTTCTCTACCTTGAGCACCGCCGCCAGCTCTCTTAGCTGCCTCTTGGCTAGCCGATATTTCCTGACGAAGAGCACGCGCAAATGCTCGACCCACGACCTGTGTTCCCAGGACGATTATCTGCGCCAGGTATTTAGCCATCGCCTCGGATTTGTCTCCTGCAGAGGAGTCACAGGTATAAATTGTCACTTCGCGTAACCTGTAAGTAGGTTTTGAAGTAAATCCTAACCTTCTAAATGTCACTGTTGTATCGAGTTGTACCTGGTGAAGTGACTCGTTCGTTACGACACCATTGGCGACCTAACCTCACTTTTGGCACACTTCGCCATGGCGTGAATTTGAATGCTGGCCGCTGAGTGAACCGAAAACGAGTCCGATGATTCGAGCTTCGCGTACAGGTTTCATCGATCGCATCGTGTCGATTCCAATTACCCTGTAATCGAGGGTTTCGGATTCGATTATCTGCGGCGGGTAAACACTTTGAATTCAATTAACTGAAATCGTCGTCCGTCGTTAATTATATCTAAGTATCGTCGTATAGCCACATTTCgttatacgtattattataacgatatgGCCGAGAAGCAGATATACGCCAGGTTATCTTATTAGACATTTGGCACAGAAATATAAACGGTACTGTGTCCTATGAAAATACATATttgtttaacaattttgcggTGAATGAAAGCAACAACTATATCGATAGACGGTGTTAAGATCTAAATAGTGAGAAGTGGAACGTTTGTGGAATTCGAAGCGTGAGAATCGATGAACTGTTCCAGCTACGCAaacctctttttctctccacaTATCTCGTTGTCTTATCCTCATTCCATAATTAAACTATGAATCGATAAATATCCTCTACTTATTTTTTACCGTTCCTAACAAAGagtcataaaaaataatagttcGTATTGGCGTGGTGAGAAATAAGATGGAAAGAAAAACGCAACTAAAATTACAATGTCCGGTAAATTACTTTCCTTTATCACCGGCCACTGCTACGGAATCTAATTTTCCAGTATTCCATTCCAAGACATAGCGGTTATTAAATTCTGAAATGTACTTTTCGTACTTTCAGTTGATATGCATAATTCCGAGAGGCGATGGAAACATTTCGTTCGTTCGCTTTACTCAACGTTATACCGAAATAGAGATTGCGCGGcttattcttttatttctcctCGTTTTATGCAAGGGTGTTTTCCTTTTACTACTCTACATGGCAAATCCCCTTGGCGtggatttaaattttcatataccGTTGACGTCACTGCGCGTCTCcgttgtcaaattttcacaacgcGCAAGTCGAGAAAGACCGCGCCGCGTCACGAATTAGCATTTCTCTAAAAGTAACGGTCAAACGGTGTTATTCACGACGTTGTTCCCCCTCGCCTTGTAATTCCATCGGCTTGAAGTTAACTCCAGATACCATCTCCGACAAGCGCGCGTTGAAATCATTCCGTCTCCTTGAACCACCGCGTATTGCGAACGATAATGTCGATATGCCGCGCGTATAGGTCGTGTCGTATGGGTCGTGTGTAAATGGGGTTGGCGGCGAGGTGGCGCCCTCGGTTTTACTTCGatcgaccgaccgaccgaccgtccgtccgtccgtcggTCCGCATGTCCTTCAGTACCGTAACTAGAGGCCGTACGAACCAGTCGCTACTCGGTAACGAAAAAGGGTTGAACTTTCGAACGCAGGAGGGATATAAGAGCAGATTGTGCGAccttaaatattgttgaataaGTATTAACATACGTGCGCTAAACTTGGATTGATTTCCTTTTTACGATATGACGATTGCATTGCCCTGCACGTATTTTTATCCGAACATTGGTAAAACCACGATCGGCTAATATTGTCAACGATGAATTTTAGTTAGACTGGTAATTGaattatcaatgaaaaaaagtgaggCGGCGTCAGAGTGTCCGTATATGTGGATGTATGCTGTTTTAAATTCTACTCTACGAAGTAGCCGAGAATTTGAATTCTTACGGTATTCTACGTACGGACGATCGACGTGAGATCCGAGACACGACGATTTGTACGAAACGATGATGAATATTGTTTACGAATAAATATCAGAAGGGGGtgcgtaaaattttatcaccaaGTATGCGACGAAAATTCGGAATAATTCGATTCATCTCAATAATGAAACGACGGTTCTACGATTCGCTGTAATATTTCTGCAGCTTTGAACGATTTTACGTCTAATTATTGTTCGGTCATAACCGTTCCTCCAATACAAATGTGTATAGTCGTCGAATGTCAATAATAACGCGTATATCGTTCACTCCGGGGGAAAAATTCATCCGCAGTACAAACCTAACAACTCAACATCTTTTTATATTCGTATCGGATTTAACTCGCGATGCAAATCACTGCGGAGTCGCGATAGATTGTAACAAGCCAAAAATGataattcttcttttctctccgttcctatttttttttctcctttcaaTCTCATCGACGACGTAAAATGGGAGATTTTATTAGATGCCCGAAGTTAAGAGTTATCGCTCACTTGACAAATGCTCaggcatacatatatatatgcaataGTTCGGTATAAAAATGCCCAGCAGTTACCGCCTGAATTTTACTCGACAAGGTAGGCAGTTGAATCtacgtattatacgtaaaCGGCAAGCGGGTTGCCATCCTCGCCGAGTCTGACCCAACCTGGCTGTTACCACTTCAGGGAAAATTCGATGTAGATTttacgccgcgcgtcaaaatattggaaaaactTCCGCGGCTGTCTTTTcgatgtttctttttctttttttttctttttttttttttttatttaacttttCTCTGCTTCCTTCTTTACCTCGAGATATCCCCGGCATCAAAGGGGTCCCGGTGAATCGTTTCAGTAATTACATGCGCATTGTTCCAGGATAATCGCGAATAGAGCCGGACCCTTACGCTTGTCGGTGACACCATTCTTACCATCGCCGAGTCTCTcgcgtatatacctatatttatcCGGGTATAGATCTTTCCTGCAATTTTCGAAGCTGTTCGGAATGCTGAACAACGAGCTCCGAAGAATTTTCTTCGAATTTACTTGAACCTTTGGAGCTACCTCGTTATAGACTCTCAATCCTAATGAACATAATAACGTACCTTTATCGCGACGTTTAAACACTTTGGAAACAGTGTGTAATTTGTCACGATATAATTTCACGATTACAGGCCGAATAATtgacaatgaaaattcattacatACTGTTGTTTCTTTGATTAGGAGCTCGGCGGATATTCTTGGCGAAGAATCCGAAGCTGTAGAGACATTTCAGCCGACGCAGGGATTGGTAGGATGAAAATggaagaagagaaggaaaataatATCGGAAAAATTGAGGATGAATGGTGACGGACTCTCAATAGGAATCGATACGATACTCGGTGATTAAGGGCCGCTCGCGTATGACAGCGGGTGTTTAAACGTGTCTATGCGTAACTAACCTTCGGCCATCGGCGACAATAACAGACGATACAAGAATCGGAAAAAAGTGAGGAAATGTAGTGAGTGCAGGTATAAAATGTTGGGAACTTgtaacgacgacgatgacgccGAGGATGTGGAGAGCAACagagaaaacacagcaaaatgTCGCGAATCTGTGGAAGGACTGTGGTTAACGAGGATAGACAAAGACGAGAATTCATTGTATGCAGTTATAGACGTCGGATCGTCCCCGTGGGAGAATATAAACGACGATCATGTATACGAGAAAGAAGTACAGGTGACAGAACGTCAGTTGCAGGGCGACGAACGCGTTTGAACGTTAATTTCGCGtatattgtaatataaataatattgcaatatatatatacatacacataatatatatgtatagtcgCTAATTGAAATAGAACGATGCGAACAATGATATACACCAGAAAGAAATGTAGGTGACAAACAACTATCCGCGACGTATTTATAAAACAATCAtagtaacaacaacaacaacaacaacaaaaacgaaaacaaaaacaaaaacggcaacgaaaacaacaataataataacaacaatactATACCCCATACGTGTATGTTTAAAAAGAAACATGGAGCTTGCGCTAAATGCAGTTTATCGCgcttaaaataaatatataggtgtgtatgtatgtatatatatgtacatacatattatatacacacgttTGAAAAGTTATACAAATGAGAAAATGGTTTAAGATTTATTAGCTCCGTGATTGCTAAGATCTTAAACCGCGTCAACAACTGAAGATTCAAGGGTCGAAGGATGCCAGG is a genomic window containing:
- the LOC107227216 gene encoding exonuclease 3'-5' domain-containing protein 2 is translated as MFQFRKDNIFFVCMTVGLALVASKYRNNVLRSLRQFCQNVFLFNKNLSIEDRNFYVESDKVILVKSPEKCDYALQRIRHELSDGVLGFDCEWVNDERVSLLQLATSNGLCVLFRLDKIGYVPGKLKELLSNKRVLKVGVAPFDDGRKLTRDFGCHVYGTLDLREHARRLGIANATGLAALCKEYLGIEMDKNAAVRRSNWNADSLTKEQINYAASDAFAAVLIYHQMLNRAQQQRSLWGNFVINLKNIWDQSNEDKLLNLPQGELDMRFRANPNNLIQKNNQEINNTNLKIKNKSTVVTRNKPLYHNCYLQAPDGDTLCTCDHKKATWYVEKGLGTVVQEEPYTVRLKFEPSGRAQGEVGRYYTQVKINRCVVCGATDKFIRKNVVPREYRKYFPVVMKEHQSHDVLLLCPTCHQISNMQDIRMRKRLAEMCDAPLSGPSISVDDAYQSHWRRLRSAVRALRKESSLPNQRRLILESHVSELTGHKEITPQLLDELDQQIKATQPSVSVQTGRTPHGLKVVEHFESQPGGLVELEQLWREHFLSAMEPKYMPELWSVCHNQERLLIRLQQRRIEPQDAKLAGILENDQKISCHA
- the LOC107227217 gene encoding mitochondrial import inner membrane translocase subunit Tim16 encodes the protein MAKYLAQIIVLGTQVVGRAFARALRQEISASQEAAKRAGGGAQGRERAAANARTGLTLDEALRIMNMESLKDKEALERNYKYLMEANDKSKGGSFYLQSKVFRAKERIDEELKNQEPPGPDPHKKSKET